The proteins below come from a single Garra rufa chromosome 3, GarRuf1.0, whole genome shotgun sequence genomic window:
- the coro1b gene encoding coronin-1B, which translates to MSFRRGVVRQSKFRHVFAQAWKAEHCLDDVRVSRVTWDGPLCAANPKFIAVVIEAGGGGAFLVLPLAKSGRVDQNTPTVCGHAAPVLDVQWCPHDDNVIASASEDCTVKIWQIPDGGLISPMSEALVTLEGHSKRVGILAWHPSALNILLTAGCDNVLCVWDVGTGELVYQLSDAHPDLIYSVSWNREGSVLCTTCKDKALRVIDPRRGTVLKVREKAHEGTRPMRAVFLADGKILTTGFSRMSERQLALWDTRDLSEPMVTQEMDTSNGVLLPFYDPDTNMVYLCGKGDCTIRYFEVTDESPYVHFLSLYSSKEPQRGAGFLSKRGVDVNKCEIARFYKLHERKVEPISMTVPRKSDLFQGDLYPDTAGLEPALLAEDWIAGQDAPPTLVSLSGGYMAPPSKCGTLRGRPKMLTQTDTSPTSTTAPANPMAVEMESEGLGHGQGRRDVDGGIERVKKEEDHLSDILTEIRALRALVLAQGHRIDVLERQLARIEDGEV; encoded by the exons ATGTCCTTCAGGAGGGGTGTTGTTAGGCAGAGTAAGTTCAGGCATGTGTTCGCCCAAGCCTGGAAGGCTGAGCATTGCCTTGATGATGTCAGAGTGTCACGCGTGACATGGGACGGTCCGCTGTGTGCTGCCAATCCTAAGTTTATTGCTGTTGTCATTGAGGCCGGAGGGGGCGGAGCCTTTCTTGTGTTGCCACTCGCCAAG AGCGGTCGAGTGGACCAGAACACCCCGACTGTGTGCGGTCACGCCGCTCCAGTGCTGGATGTGCAGTGGTGCCCACATGATGACAATGTTATTGCCAGTGCCTCAGAGGACTGCACTGTCAAG ATTTGGCAGATTCCTGATGGAGGTCTTATATCTCCCATGTCTGAGGCTTTGGTGACTCTCGAGGGCCACAGTAAAAGAGTAGGCATCCTGGCCTGGCACCCTTCTGCTCTCAATATCCTGTTGACTGCAG GATGTGATAATGTCCTCTGTGTGTGGGACGTGGGCACCGGGGAGCTGGTGTACCAGTTGAGTGACGCCCATCCAGACCTGATATACAGCGTGAGCTGGAACCGTGAGGGCAGTGTCCTGTGCACCACGTGTAAAGACAAAGCCTTACGAGTCATTGATCCCAGGCGTGGAACTGTCCTTAAG GTGCGGGAGAAGGCTCATGAGGGCACCAGGCCGATGAGGGCTGTGTTTCTGGCTGATGGGAAAATCCTGACAACCGGCTTCAGTCGCATGAGTGAGAGACAGCTTGCCCTCTGGGACACG AGAGATCTTTCTGAGCCAATGGTTACCCAGGAAATGGACACCAGTAACGGAGTTCTGCTTCCATTCTATGACCCAGACACCAACATGGTTTACTTGTGCGGCAAG gGGGATTGTACTATTCGCTACTTTGAGGTGACAGATGAGTCACCGTATGTTCATTTCCTGAGTCTGTACAGCAGTAAGGAGCCACAGAGAGGTGCTGGTTTCCTAAGCAAACGAGGAGTAGATGTCAACAAGTGTGAAATAGCAAG GTTCTACAAACTGCACGAGAGGAAGGTCGAGCCCATATCTATGACTGTGCCGCGGAAG TCTGACCTGTTCCAAGGGGATCTGTACCCAGATACGGCAGGATTAGAACCCGCTCTACTGGCAGAAGATTGGATAGCTGGACAGGATGCTCCTCCAACCCTTGTTTCCCTGAGCGGAGGCTACATGGCCCCTCCTTCCAAATGCGGCACACTCCGGGGACGACCCAAAATGCTCACACAGACTgacactagtcccaccagcacTACTGCGCCAGCAAACCCTATGGCGGTTGAGATGGAGAGCGAGGGGTTGGGCCATGGACAAGGAAGAAGGGATGTAGATGGTGGGATAGAGAGAGTAAAGAAAGAG GAGGACCATCTTTCTGATATCCTGACAGAGATTCGTGCATTGCGTGCTCTGGTTCTGGCTCAGGGTCACAGGATCGACGTCCTGGAAAGGCAGCTCGCTCGTATTGAGGATGGAGAAGTGTGA
- the LOC141332200 gene encoding uncharacterized protein gives MASANSTDSTATVIALLFIWVILVLALVYFYKKLNADTNGQYTVQRMVFAPGGLRDRLRDGVGVVENRLGVQIWPQRRDDEENIGGNEEEAEEGEGQDKQNDSYTEEGEQQENDDDRDDSSDDYSSVDLRERAKKQMKNEDKEKPEEEKKKQKEEKEEAAAASVGEEEKSEEAKNEGKVELLVDLKPFTGSAIWSGENKDENDLTAL, from the coding sequence ATGGCGTCAGCTAATAGTACAGACAGTACCGCAACTGTCATTGCCCTCCTCTTCATATGGGTCATACTTGTTCTGGCTCTGGTGTACTTTTATAAAAAACTTAATGCGGACACAAACGGACAGTACACCGTCCAGCGCATGGTCTTCGCCCCTGGCGGCCTACGGGATCGATTGAGAGACGGAGTGGGGGTCGTGGAAAACAGACTTGGCGTCCAAATTTGGCCTCAACGGCGTGATGATGAGGAGAACATAGGAGGTAATGAGGAGGAGGCCGAGGAGGGTGAAGGTCAAGACAAACAGAATGACAGTTACACAGAGGAGGGAGAACAACAGGAAAATGACGACGACAGGGACGATTCTTCAGATGACTATTCCAGCGTCGATCTGAGGGAGAGAGCAAAGAAGCAGATGAAGAATGAAGACAAGGAGAAACCTGAGGAAGAGAAGAAGAAACAAAAGGAGGAAAAGGAGGAGGCGGCGGCAGCATCAGTGGGAGAGGAGGAGAAAAGTGAAGAAGCGAAGAATGAGGGGAAAGTGGAGTTGCTTGTAGACCTGAAGCCGTTCACAGGTAGTGCAATTTGGTCTGGGGAGAACAAAGATGAAAATGACTTGACTGCTTTATGA